One Microplitis mediator isolate UGA2020A chromosome 3, iyMicMedi2.1, whole genome shotgun sequence DNA segment encodes these proteins:
- the LOC130666160 gene encoding mucin-2 isoform X1 has product MSSNRGQSSPSKGPIVRCGHLRKSGSLISGLKPLKKKYFVLRGDAPGHPACLEYYDNKKKFDNKHQPKRTITMKSCYNINRRNDTKHKHVIALYTKDGCFSLILDNDKEVDEWLTSMLLLSGDVPDGEQPRPTFEHVWEVTLQKKGLAERMNIYGSYRLCLTDHSLSLIKAGDKKSDCLEFPLTTVRRCGCMERYFYMEVGRSAVTGEGEYWMKVEDANIALNMHTAILNAMSSNASNRDKDDSGSLSSKTRMRSFSANEASKPITVLGGRRPTPKLHGFSPLEEQTDREDPLVLNGLVLDNRELNTVSATPSISCSQSQIHTGNLLTVGAGTRSLGTYALGCSSTKRRHSLASQSICSTTSTNKSQSIITDAASPISSPSTTTTTTTTCISTTTTINTNSSTKSHQRTLSLPLAAVINQSQSSKRPVLRCTGRDRCDSLPSRARTTSEGLPAPLLPHPRTSHLTPHSTRPHSMYTRGLSYSPPVSSMPISPASIACSTDSAGSSLSMDDQTDILDESVTTGRYGHSLTPDEPVILEENMDDYAHWSTSSHLQQKYSPNFKSHSSSQQSSYVEMYSPCGSSPGRGGTIGTGPSLGPLVNNISGNCPNAGTYLPMSPATTVHSHSHSRASSLIEEATLPDGYVPMAPVGDDEYVDMDPATNQNGHSYHDDMMSQHGSSCSVTSGTPSTDLRFSEYPLDKVSSYLTPSEDDPTRPTRAYSVGSRPEPANRHRKNRIDIAVQEASRVRAFSVGSRSKRPELGRLAANIHARLPTTDTTGSHKSNSAPLLSSSWGHASGCSATLDRMEDLMEMDFSRNVPPTTLSSTPSSYSHSHSHSHSYSTATDNSSYMDMSPGQPHPSVNAPYVDMSGINKINRNNNNNNNNNNNNNNNNNTTANHNHISIHTSTITMMHKPIIKTLKPVVEAEGPFPRLENSLDELLPRNASPKQNLEASSPMQEDYMQMNGPPGVMRTAPVDFPQPRKPPEGYVEMNFKARPNLEQNYINMTMGSGLRTRRRSRPNNHRKDKSQRSQPIAIMSNKPVQAPSFLPLNGSSTSESCASTPVSMDDVTPTSSATIFPFSLNSPQSPVKPFLGRSHDNDNNNEEDKTKSMTTSSECSPDGDYALMTPAVNSSNSLAGDCDEERSSPTQFNNKKNEPLSPLSKRLTELTVSKIRTSTITMTSSSSTSSSIKDDKTEIKSLKRERDEKPPSPVNRDKSSELPQSPVAKKLSELTVSKVKLNNSQNSSTGSCNVALKNSMSLGGTSSSSCSSKTTSPKVSDDTTPTLTPTATPTPTPSPLDSEGYEKLQPGASLLHYASLDLPESSSGPPVSPTPVQDGFRYAEIDFAKLKQN; this is encoded by the exons ATGTCTTCAAATCGGGGCCAGTCATCACCGTCGAAGGGTCCGATAGTGAGATGCGGACATCTCCGTAAAAGTGGGTCCCTTATATCGGGACTTAAGCCGCTGAAGAAAAAGTACTTTGTGCTGCGCGGTGACGCTCCAGGACATCCGGCCTGCCTCGAGTACTATGATAATAAGAAAAAGTTTGACAACAAACATCAGCCGAAGCGGACGATAACTATGAAGAGCTGCTACAATATTAATCGACGCAATGACACTAAACATAAGCACGTTATCGCGCTTTATACTAAGGACGGATGTTTCTCACTGATCCTCGACAATGATAAAGAAGTTGACGAGTGGCTCACTTCCATGCTTCTACTCTCTGGTGATGTTCCTGATGGTGAACAGCCTCGTCCCACATTTg aacaCGTTTGGGAAGtaactttacaaaaaaaaggtCTTGCTGAACgtatgaatatatatggaTCCTATCGTCTTTGTTTGACTGATCACTCGCTGAGTTTAATAAAAGCTGGGGACAAAAAGTCTGACTGCCTTGAATTtcca ttaacaaCAGTAAGAAGATGCGGTTGTATGGAgcgttatttttacatggAAGTCGGGCGATCAGCAGTGACTGGAGAAGGCGAGTACTGGATGAAGGTCGAAGACGCAAACATCGCCCTGAATATGCACACCGCGATACTGAACGCCATGAGCAGCAACGCGAGCAACCGCGACAAAGATGACTCAGGGTCTCTGTCATCTAAAACGCGAATGCGGAGTTTTTCCGCAAATGAAGCGAGCAAACCTATCACTGTACTAGGTGGCCGTCGTCCCACTCCGAAGCTTCATGGGTTTTCTCCTCTAG AAGAGCAAACAGATCGTGAGGATCCATTGGTACTTAATGGACTTGTACTGGATAATAGAGAGCTCAATACTGTATCAGCTACTCCATCAATCAGTTGTAGTCAGTCACAGATTCACACGGGAAATTTACTTACGG TTGGTGCAGGAACTAGAAGCCTTGGGACGTACGCACTTGGTTGCTCATCTACCAAAAGACGTCATTCATTAGCGAGTCAGTCAATCTGTAGCACAACCAGTACCAATAAATCCCAATCCATAATAACTGATGCTGCATCACCAATTTCATCTccatcaacaacaacaacaacaaccacTACTTGTatatcaacaacaacaacaatcaACACAAACTCTTCGACAAAATCCCATCAGAGAACCCTGTCGCTGCCCTTAGCCGCTGTTATCAATCAATCGCAATCATCCAAAAGACCCGTACTGCGct GTACAGGTCGTGATCGTTGCGACAGTCTTCCATCACGAGCTCGTACGACGAGCGAAGGATTACCGGCACCTTTACTACCTCACCCGCGAACGAGTCACTTGACGCCTCACTCGACTCGCCCGCACTCGATGTACACCCGGGGACTGTCTTACTCGCCTCCAGTCTCGTCGATGCCAATCAGCCCAGCGTCGATTGCCTGCTCGACGGACTCTGCCGGTTCCTCGCTATCGATGGACGACCAGACGGACATTCTCGACGAGAGTGTGACGACCGGTCGTTACGGGCACTCGCTTACCCCCGACGAGCCAGTGATACTAGAAGAAAACATGGACGACTACGCCCACTGGTCAACCAGCTCCCATTTGCAGCAAAAATACTCTCCCAACTTCAAGTCCCACTCGTCATCTCAGCAGAGTTCCTACGTCGAGATGTACAGCCCCTGCGGTTCGAGTCCAGGTCGCGGAGGGACAATAGGAACTGGTCCAAGTCTAGGACCTCTGGTAAATAATATCTCCGGAAATTGTCCCAATGCTGGTACATATTTACCAATGAGTCCAGCGACGACAGTCCACAGTCATTCTCATTCGCGTGCGTCTTCTCTTATCGAAGAGGCGACGTTGCCTGACGGTTACGTCCCGATGGCTCCAGTTGGTGACGACGAGTACGTCGACATGGATCCTGCGACAAATCAAAACGGTCATTCATATCACGACGACATGATGTCACAACATGGTAGCAGTTGTTCAGTAACATCTGGTACACCCAGCACTGATTTACGTTTTAGTGAGTATCCATTGGATAAAGTTAGCAGTTATTTGACACCGTCTGAGGACGATCCGACGAGACCAACGCGTGCCTATTCTGTTGGATCACGTCCAGAACCAGCGAATCGCCACCGCAAAAATCGTATTGATATTGCGGTACAAGAAGCGAGTCGTGTACGTGCCTTTAGTGTCGGTAGCCGTTCAAAACGCCCGGAATTGGGACGTCTAGCTGCCAATATACACGCACGTTTGCCTACAACCGACACCACCGGTTCCCATAAGTCTAATTCAGCGCCACTGCTGTCGAGTTCCTGGGGACATGCTTCCGGATGCTCAGCTACTCTAGATCGAATGGAAGACTTGATGGAAATGGACTTTTCGCGGAATGTGCCGCCGACGACGCTCTCATCGACGCCATCTTCGTACTCACATTCACACTCTCATTCGCATTCTTATTCCACTGCCACTGATAATAGCTCGTACATGGACATGTCTCCTGGACAACCTCATCCGTCTGTTAATGCTCCTTATGTTGATATGAGCGGCATTAataag ATAaatcgtaataataataacaataacaataacaataataataacaataacaataacaacacaACTGCCAATCATAATCATATTTCAATTCATACATCGACAATAACAATGATGCATAAGCCAATAATAAAGACTTTGAAGCCAGTTGTCGAAGCCGAAGGACCTTTTCCACGATTGGAAAATTCATTGGACGAATTGTTGCCGCGTAACGCGAGTCCTAAGCAAAACCTCGAGGCTTCTTCCCCCATGCAGGAGGACTACATGCAGATGAACGGTCCACCGG gtgTAATGCGAACTGCACCCGTCGATTTTCCCCAACCGCGCAAGCCACCTGAGGGTTACGTGGAAATGAACTTCAAAGCGCGTCCTAATTTAGAGCAGAACTACATCAACATGACAATGGGATCCGGTCTGCGAACGCGTCGTCGTTCCCGGCCGAACAATCACCGCAAAGATAAATCCCAAAGATCACAACCCATCGCTATAATGTCCAACAAACCGGTCCAGGCTCCAAGTTTCCTACCGTTGAACGGTAGCTCGACCTCTGAAAGCTGTGCGAGCACCCCGGTATCAATGGACGACGTAACGCCAACGTCCTCGGCAACAATTTTTCCGTTCTCGCTCAATAGTCCCCAGTCGCCGGTTAAACCCTTTCTCGGCCGCTCACACGATAACGATAACAATAATGAAGAGGACAAGACCAAGAGCATGACAACGTCGTCGGAATGTTCACCCGACGGAGACTACGCTCTTATGACACCTGCAGTAAATTCCAGTAATTCCTTAGCTGGTGATTGCGACGAGGAACGATCGAGTCCGAcccaatttaataataaaaaaaatgaaccgCTGAGTCCGTTGTCTAAGCGGTTAACTGAATTAACTGTAAGTAAAATACGTACGTCTACGATAACTATGACGTCATCATCGTCAACGTCATCGTCAATAAAAGATGACAAGACGGAAATAAAAAGTCTCAAGCGTGAGCGAGATGAGAAACCACCGAGTCCAGTAAATCGCGACAAATCATCTGAGTTACCCCAGAGTCCGGTTGCTAAAAAATTGTCTGAGCTGACGGTATCGaaagtgaaattaaataactcgCAGAATTCATCCACCGGATCCTGTAATGTCgcgttaaaaaattcaatgtcACTTGGTGGTACGTCATCGTCATCTTGTTCGTCTAAAACGACGTCGCCTAAAGTATCTGACGATACAACACCGACATTAACACCAACTGCCACTCCTACACCAACTCCAAGTCCCCTTGACTCCGAGGGATACGAAAAATTACAACCGGGCGCGAGTCTGCTGCATTACGCGAGTCTCGATTTGCCGGAATCATCAAGCGGGCCTCCAGTATCGCCTACTCCTGTTCAAGATGGATTCAGGTACGCAGAAATAGATTTTGCTAAgctcaaacaaaattaa
- the LOC130666160 gene encoding insulin receptor substrate 1 isoform X3: MSSNRGQSSPSKGPIVRCGHLRKSGSLISGLKPLKKKYFVLRGDAPGHPACLEYYDNKKKFDNKHQPKRTITMKSCYNINRRNDTKHKHVIALYTKDGCFSLILDNDKEVDEWLTSMLLLSGDVPDGEQPRPTFEHVWEVTLQKKGLAERMNIYGSYRLCLTDHSLSLIKAGDKKSDCLEFPLTTVRRCGCMERYFYMEVGRSAVTGEGEYWMKVEDANIALNMHTAILNAMSSNASNRDKDDSGSLSSKTRMRSFSANEASKPITVLGGRRPTPKLHGFSPLEEQTDREDPLVLNGLVLDNRELNTVSATPSISCSQSQIHTGNLLTGTGRDRCDSLPSRARTTSEGLPAPLLPHPRTSHLTPHSTRPHSMYTRGLSYSPPVSSMPISPASIACSTDSAGSSLSMDDQTDILDESVTTGRYGHSLTPDEPVILEENMDDYAHWSTSSHLQQKYSPNFKSHSSSQQSSYVEMYSPCGSSPGRGGTIGTGPSLGPLVNNISGNCPNAGTYLPMSPATTVHSHSHSRASSLIEEATLPDGYVPMAPVGDDEYVDMDPATNQNGHSYHDDMMSQHGSSCSVTSGTPSTDLRFSEYPLDKVSSYLTPSEDDPTRPTRAYSVGSRPEPANRHRKNRIDIAVQEASRVRAFSVGSRSKRPELGRLAANIHARLPTTDTTGSHKSNSAPLLSSSWGHASGCSATLDRMEDLMEMDFSRNVPPTTLSSTPSSYSHSHSHSHSYSTATDNSSYMDMSPGQPHPSVNAPYVDMSGINKINRNNNNNNNNNNNNNNNNNTTANHNHISIHTSTITMMHKPIIKTLKPVVEAEGPFPRLENSLDELLPRNASPKQNLEASSPMQEDYMQMNGPPGVMRTAPVDFPQPRKPPEGYVEMNFKARPNLEQNYINMTMGSGLRTRRRSRPNNHRKDKSQRSQPIAIMSNKPVQAPSFLPLNGSSTSESCASTPVSMDDVTPTSSATIFPFSLNSPQSPVKPFLGRSHDNDNNNEEDKTKSMTTSSECSPDGDYALMTPAVNSSNSLAGDCDEERSSPTQFNNKKNEPLSPLSKRLTELTVSKIRTSTITMTSSSSTSSSIKDDKTEIKSLKRERDEKPPSPVNRDKSSELPQSPVAKKLSELTVSKVKLNNSQNSSTGSCNVALKNSMSLGGTSSSSCSSKTTSPKVSDDTTPTLTPTATPTPTPSPLDSEGYEKLQPGASLLHYASLDLPESSSGPPVSPTPVQDGFRYAEIDFAKLKQN; this comes from the exons ATGTCTTCAAATCGGGGCCAGTCATCACCGTCGAAGGGTCCGATAGTGAGATGCGGACATCTCCGTAAAAGTGGGTCCCTTATATCGGGACTTAAGCCGCTGAAGAAAAAGTACTTTGTGCTGCGCGGTGACGCTCCAGGACATCCGGCCTGCCTCGAGTACTATGATAATAAGAAAAAGTTTGACAACAAACATCAGCCGAAGCGGACGATAACTATGAAGAGCTGCTACAATATTAATCGACGCAATGACACTAAACATAAGCACGTTATCGCGCTTTATACTAAGGACGGATGTTTCTCACTGATCCTCGACAATGATAAAGAAGTTGACGAGTGGCTCACTTCCATGCTTCTACTCTCTGGTGATGTTCCTGATGGTGAACAGCCTCGTCCCACATTTg aacaCGTTTGGGAAGtaactttacaaaaaaaaggtCTTGCTGAACgtatgaatatatatggaTCCTATCGTCTTTGTTTGACTGATCACTCGCTGAGTTTAATAAAAGCTGGGGACAAAAAGTCTGACTGCCTTGAATTtcca ttaacaaCAGTAAGAAGATGCGGTTGTATGGAgcgttatttttacatggAAGTCGGGCGATCAGCAGTGACTGGAGAAGGCGAGTACTGGATGAAGGTCGAAGACGCAAACATCGCCCTGAATATGCACACCGCGATACTGAACGCCATGAGCAGCAACGCGAGCAACCGCGACAAAGATGACTCAGGGTCTCTGTCATCTAAAACGCGAATGCGGAGTTTTTCCGCAAATGAAGCGAGCAAACCTATCACTGTACTAGGTGGCCGTCGTCCCACTCCGAAGCTTCATGGGTTTTCTCCTCTAG AAGAGCAAACAGATCGTGAGGATCCATTGGTACTTAATGGACTTGTACTGGATAATAGAGAGCTCAATACTGTATCAGCTACTCCATCAATCAGTTGTAGTCAGTCACAGATTCACACGGGAAATTTACTTACGG GTACAGGTCGTGATCGTTGCGACAGTCTTCCATCACGAGCTCGTACGACGAGCGAAGGATTACCGGCACCTTTACTACCTCACCCGCGAACGAGTCACTTGACGCCTCACTCGACTCGCCCGCACTCGATGTACACCCGGGGACTGTCTTACTCGCCTCCAGTCTCGTCGATGCCAATCAGCCCAGCGTCGATTGCCTGCTCGACGGACTCTGCCGGTTCCTCGCTATCGATGGACGACCAGACGGACATTCTCGACGAGAGTGTGACGACCGGTCGTTACGGGCACTCGCTTACCCCCGACGAGCCAGTGATACTAGAAGAAAACATGGACGACTACGCCCACTGGTCAACCAGCTCCCATTTGCAGCAAAAATACTCTCCCAACTTCAAGTCCCACTCGTCATCTCAGCAGAGTTCCTACGTCGAGATGTACAGCCCCTGCGGTTCGAGTCCAGGTCGCGGAGGGACAATAGGAACTGGTCCAAGTCTAGGACCTCTGGTAAATAATATCTCCGGAAATTGTCCCAATGCTGGTACATATTTACCAATGAGTCCAGCGACGACAGTCCACAGTCATTCTCATTCGCGTGCGTCTTCTCTTATCGAAGAGGCGACGTTGCCTGACGGTTACGTCCCGATGGCTCCAGTTGGTGACGACGAGTACGTCGACATGGATCCTGCGACAAATCAAAACGGTCATTCATATCACGACGACATGATGTCACAACATGGTAGCAGTTGTTCAGTAACATCTGGTACACCCAGCACTGATTTACGTTTTAGTGAGTATCCATTGGATAAAGTTAGCAGTTATTTGACACCGTCTGAGGACGATCCGACGAGACCAACGCGTGCCTATTCTGTTGGATCACGTCCAGAACCAGCGAATCGCCACCGCAAAAATCGTATTGATATTGCGGTACAAGAAGCGAGTCGTGTACGTGCCTTTAGTGTCGGTAGCCGTTCAAAACGCCCGGAATTGGGACGTCTAGCTGCCAATATACACGCACGTTTGCCTACAACCGACACCACCGGTTCCCATAAGTCTAATTCAGCGCCACTGCTGTCGAGTTCCTGGGGACATGCTTCCGGATGCTCAGCTACTCTAGATCGAATGGAAGACTTGATGGAAATGGACTTTTCGCGGAATGTGCCGCCGACGACGCTCTCATCGACGCCATCTTCGTACTCACATTCACACTCTCATTCGCATTCTTATTCCACTGCCACTGATAATAGCTCGTACATGGACATGTCTCCTGGACAACCTCATCCGTCTGTTAATGCTCCTTATGTTGATATGAGCGGCATTAataag ATAaatcgtaataataataacaataacaataacaataataataacaataacaataacaacacaACTGCCAATCATAATCATATTTCAATTCATACATCGACAATAACAATGATGCATAAGCCAATAATAAAGACTTTGAAGCCAGTTGTCGAAGCCGAAGGACCTTTTCCACGATTGGAAAATTCATTGGACGAATTGTTGCCGCGTAACGCGAGTCCTAAGCAAAACCTCGAGGCTTCTTCCCCCATGCAGGAGGACTACATGCAGATGAACGGTCCACCGG gtgTAATGCGAACTGCACCCGTCGATTTTCCCCAACCGCGCAAGCCACCTGAGGGTTACGTGGAAATGAACTTCAAAGCGCGTCCTAATTTAGAGCAGAACTACATCAACATGACAATGGGATCCGGTCTGCGAACGCGTCGTCGTTCCCGGCCGAACAATCACCGCAAAGATAAATCCCAAAGATCACAACCCATCGCTATAATGTCCAACAAACCGGTCCAGGCTCCAAGTTTCCTACCGTTGAACGGTAGCTCGACCTCTGAAAGCTGTGCGAGCACCCCGGTATCAATGGACGACGTAACGCCAACGTCCTCGGCAACAATTTTTCCGTTCTCGCTCAATAGTCCCCAGTCGCCGGTTAAACCCTTTCTCGGCCGCTCACACGATAACGATAACAATAATGAAGAGGACAAGACCAAGAGCATGACAACGTCGTCGGAATGTTCACCCGACGGAGACTACGCTCTTATGACACCTGCAGTAAATTCCAGTAATTCCTTAGCTGGTGATTGCGACGAGGAACGATCGAGTCCGAcccaatttaataataaaaaaaatgaaccgCTGAGTCCGTTGTCTAAGCGGTTAACTGAATTAACTGTAAGTAAAATACGTACGTCTACGATAACTATGACGTCATCATCGTCAACGTCATCGTCAATAAAAGATGACAAGACGGAAATAAAAAGTCTCAAGCGTGAGCGAGATGAGAAACCACCGAGTCCAGTAAATCGCGACAAATCATCTGAGTTACCCCAGAGTCCGGTTGCTAAAAAATTGTCTGAGCTGACGGTATCGaaagtgaaattaaataactcgCAGAATTCATCCACCGGATCCTGTAATGTCgcgttaaaaaattcaatgtcACTTGGTGGTACGTCATCGTCATCTTGTTCGTCTAAAACGACGTCGCCTAAAGTATCTGACGATACAACACCGACATTAACACCAACTGCCACTCCTACACCAACTCCAAGTCCCCTTGACTCCGAGGGATACGAAAAATTACAACCGGGCGCGAGTCTGCTGCATTACGCGAGTCTCGATTTGCCGGAATCATCAAGCGGGCCTCCAGTATCGCCTACTCCTGTTCAAGATGGATTCAGGTACGCAGAAATAGATTTTGCTAAgctcaaacaaaattaa